Genomic DNA from Nonomuraea rubra:
GGCCTCGATCCCGGCCAAGTACCTGCCCGTCCTGGTGACCGGGTGCCTGCTGGCGGCCATGTTCGTGGCCGGCGGGATCCGCTACGAGGGCTTCGCCAGCGGGCAGGTGATCCTGAACGTCTTCATCGACAACGCCTTCCTGCTGGTGGTGGCGGTCGGGATGACGTTCGTGATCCTCACCGGGGGCATCGACCTGTCGGTGGGGTCGGTGGTGGCGCTGTCGACGATGATCTCGGCCAGCCTGATGGCGGGGCCCGGGTGGCCGCCGTACCTGGTGGTGCCGCTGGTGCTGGCCATCGGGTCGGGGCTGGGGCTGGTCATGGGGTACATCGTGCACGCCTTCGACATCCAGCCGTTCATCGTGACGCTGGCGGGCATGTTCCTGGCGCGGGGGCTGTGCTACACGATCGGGACCGATTCGATCCCGATCGAGGACGCCACGTTCACGGCGTTCGCGCAGACCAGGATCGACCTGTTCGCCGACCTGTGGATCTCGCCGAGCGTGATCATCGCGGTTCTGGTCGTGGTGGTGGCGGCGTACGTGCTGCACTACACCCGCTTCGGCCGTTCGGTCTACGCGACGGGCGGCAGCGAGCAGTCGGCGTTGCTCATGGGCCTGCCCGTGGGGCGGACGAAGATCACCGTCTACACGATCAGCGGGTTCTGCTCGGCTCTGGGCGGTGTCCTGCTGTCGTTCTACATGCTCTCCGGGTACGGCCTGCACGCGGTGGGCATGGAGCTGGACGCCATCGCCGCGGTGGTCATCGGCGGGACACTGCTGACCGGCGGCAGCGGCTTCCTGCTGGGGACCGTGCTCGGCGTGCTGGTGCTGGGGCTGATTCAGACGATCATCAGTTTCGAAGGGACCCTGTCGTCATGGTGGACCAAGATCTTCATCGGAATGTTGCTCTTCGTCTTCATCCTGCTGCAGCGCCTGTTCTCGGCCCGCTCAGGCCGCTGACCTGCGTGGAAGTTACCTGAACGTTTCTGTGAGGTTATGTCCGAGCGTTGACATAGACTTTGTTAGCGATAACAATCAGGCGAAACGAGTGCGAACTTTGTTCTGATTCGTCACGTTCTGTGATCGAATCCCCCAATTTATCACCGGCAGCCGCCGCGTCCTGCGTCTGCCGCGACCCCCATGGAAAGGGATGCTCATGAGGTTGGGACGGATCGGGGGCGTGGTGTCCGCCATCGCGCTCGCCGCGACCATGACGGCTTGTGGCTCGAGCACGAAGACGGTCGACCAGGAGGCCTCCGCCTCCGCGGCCGCCGGGAACGCCGGTGCCCTCATCGGCGTCACCATGCCGACCAAGTCCTCCGAGCGCTGGATCCACGACGGTGACAACGTCAAGCAGCAGCTCGAGAAGCTCGGCTACAAGGTCGACCTCCAGTACGCCGAGAACGACATCCCGACGCAGGCCAACCAGATCGAGAACCAGATCACCAAGGGAGCCAAGCTCCTGATCGTGGCCTCGATCGACGGCACGGCGATCACCTCGCAGCTCCAGCAGGCCGCCGACGCCAAGATCCCGGTCATCGCCTACGACCGGCTGATCCGCAACAGCCCCAACGTCGACTACTACGCCACCTTCGACAACTTCAAGGTCGGCGTGCAGCAGGCGACCTCGCTGCTGAAGGGCCTGGGCGTCGAGGACGGCAAGAAGGGCCCGTTCAACGTCGAGCTGTTCGGCGGCTCGCCCGACGACAACAACGCCACGTTCTTCTGGAACGGCGCCATGTCGGTGCTCCAGCCGAAGATCGACGACGGCACCCTGAAGGTCGCCAGCGGCCAGACCGACTTCAAGCAGGCCGCCATCCTCCGGTGGGACCCCGCCACGGCGCAGAAGCGCATGGAGGACATCATCACCAAGACCTACACGGGCAGCACCAAGGTCGACGGCGTCCTGTCCCCGTACGACGGCCTGTCGATCGGCATCCTCTCGGCGCTGAAGAGCTCCGGCTACAGCAAGCCGTACCCGATCGTGACCGGTCAGGACGCGGAGCTGCAGTCGGTGAAGTCGATCGTCGCCGACGAGCAGTACTCCACCATCTTCAAGGACACCCGCAAGCTCGCCGAGCAGACGGTGAAGATGGCCGACGCCGTGCTCAAGGGGCAGCAGCCCGAGGTGAACAACACGAAGGACTACGACAACGGCAACAAGGTCGTGCCCTCGTACCTGCTCGACCCGGTGATCGTCGACAAGACCAACTACAAGGAAGTCATCGTCGGCGGCAACTACTACACCGAGGACCAGCTCAAGTAGGGGTTCAGCCCCGGGGACGACGCTCCCCGGGGCTTTTCCTGAGCGAGGGGATATGACCGAGCACATCTTGCGGATGAGCGGGATCACCAAGACGTTCCCCGGCGTCAAGGCGCTGCAGGACGTCAACCTGTCGGTCAGGCAGGGCGAGATCCACGCCATCTGCGGCGAGAACGGCGCCGGCAAGTCGACGCTGATGAAGGTGCTGTCCGGGGTCTACCCGCACGGCGACTACGAGGGCGAGATCTTCTTCGAGGGCGAGCGCTGCGAGTTCGGCGGCATCCGCGACAGCGAGCACGCCGGCATCGTGATCATCCACCAGGAGCTGGCGCTCAGCCCCCAGCTGTCGATCGCGGAGAACATCTTCCTCGGCAACGAGCGTGCCAGGCGCGGCGTCATCGACTGGAACCGCACCAACTACGAGGCCGCCGAGCTGATGAAGCGGGTCGGCCTGCGCGAGAACCCGACGACGCCCATCTCCGAGATCGGCGTGGGCAAGCAGCAGCTCGTCGAGATCGCCAAGGCCCTGTCGAAGCGGGTGAAGCTGCTCATCCTCGACGAGCCGACCGCGGCGCTCAACGACGACGACTCCGCGCACCTGCTGGACCTGCTGCGCGGGCTGCGTGACGAGGGCATCACCTGCGTGATCATCTCGCACAAGCTCAACGAGGTGACCGCGATCGCCGACTCCGTCACGATCATCCGTGACGGCCGCACGATCGAGACGCTCGACATGGTCACCGACCACGTCACCGAGGACCGCATCATCGCCGGCATGGTCGGCCGCGCCCTCGACAACCGCTACCCGCCGCACGAGCCGACGATCGGCGAGGAGGCGCTGCGGATCGAGGACTGGACGGTCTACAGCCCCAGCCAGCCGGACCGGAAGGTCGTGGACGGGGCCGCGATGACGCTGCGCCGCGGGGAGATCGTCGGGCTGGCCGGGCTGATGGGCGCCGGGCGTACCGAGCTGGCGATGAGCCTGTTCGGGCGCACGTACGGCGTGCACATCTCCGGCAAGATCTTCAAGGACGGCAAGCCGATCGAGATCCGCAACGTGCAGGACGCGATCAACCACGGCATCGCCTACGCCTCCGAGGACCGCAAGCGGTACGGGCTCAACCTCATCCAGGACATCAA
This window encodes:
- the yjfF gene encoding galactofuranose ABC transporter, permease protein YjfF, with product MTTLTVGRASIPAKYLPVLVTGCLLAAMFVAGGIRYEGFASGQVILNVFIDNAFLLVVAVGMTFVILTGGIDLSVGSVVALSTMISASLMAGPGWPPYLVVPLVLAIGSGLGLVMGYIVHAFDIQPFIVTLAGMFLARGLCYTIGTDSIPIEDATFTAFAQTRIDLFADLWISPSVIIAVLVVVVAAYVLHYTRFGRSVYATGGSEQSALLMGLPVGRTKITVYTISGFCSALGGVLLSFYMLSGYGLHAVGMELDAIAAVVIGGTLLTGGSGFLLGTVLGVLVLGLIQTIISFEGTLSSWWTKIFIGMLLFVFILLQRLFSARSGR
- the chvE gene encoding multiple monosaccharide ABC transporter substrate-binding protein, which gives rise to MRLGRIGGVVSAIALAATMTACGSSTKTVDQEASASAAAGNAGALIGVTMPTKSSERWIHDGDNVKQQLEKLGYKVDLQYAENDIPTQANQIENQITKGAKLLIVASIDGTAITSQLQQAADAKIPVIAYDRLIRNSPNVDYYATFDNFKVGVQQATSLLKGLGVEDGKKGPFNVELFGGSPDDNNATFFWNGAMSVLQPKIDDGTLKVASGQTDFKQAAILRWDPATAQKRMEDIITKTYTGSTKVDGVLSPYDGLSIGILSALKSSGYSKPYPIVTGQDAELQSVKSIVADEQYSTIFKDTRKLAEQTVKMADAVLKGQQPEVNNTKDYDNGNKVVPSYLLDPVIVDKTNYKEVIVGGNYYTEDQLK
- the mmsA gene encoding multiple monosaccharide ABC transporter ATP-binding protein, whose amino-acid sequence is MTEHILRMSGITKTFPGVKALQDVNLSVRQGEIHAICGENGAGKSTLMKVLSGVYPHGDYEGEIFFEGERCEFGGIRDSEHAGIVIIHQELALSPQLSIAENIFLGNERARRGVIDWNRTNYEAAELMKRVGLRENPTTPISEIGVGKQQLVEIAKALSKRVKLLILDEPTAALNDDDSAHLLDLLRGLRDEGITCVIISHKLNEVTAIADSVTIIRDGRTIETLDMVTDHVTEDRIIAGMVGRALDNRYPPHEPTIGEEALRIEDWTVYSPSQPDRKVVDGAAMTLRRGEIVGLAGLMGAGRTELAMSLFGRTYGVHISGKIFKDGKPIEIRNVQDAINHGIAYASEDRKRYGLNLIQDIKTNISAAGLKGLAKRGWVNDNEEYRVAEEFHKSMNIKAPSVNSIVGQLSGGNQQKVVLSKWIMTEPDVLILDEPTRGIDVGAKYEIYTIINRLADEGKAVLVISSELPELLGLCDRIYTLSEGRITGEVPRQEATQESLMHLMTKGQE